The following proteins come from a genomic window of Pseudomonas sp. MAG733B:
- a CDS encoding YajQ family cyclic di-GMP-binding protein codes for MPSFDVVSELDKHEVTNAVENAVKELDRRYDLKGKGSFEFKEKDLTVNLTAEADFQLEAMIEILKLALVKRKIDVQCLEVKDAFASGKLMKQEAVLKEGIDKEMAKKIVAHVKDAKLKVQAAIQGEQVRITGKKRDDLQEAIAALRAKEFGMPLQFNNFRD; via the coding sequence ATGCCGTCGTTCGACGTGGTATCCGAACTGGACAAACACGAAGTCACCAACGCGGTCGAGAACGCCGTCAAGGAACTCGATCGTCGCTATGACCTGAAAGGCAAAGGCAGCTTCGAGTTCAAGGAAAAGGACCTGACCGTCAACCTGACCGCAGAGGCCGATTTCCAGCTTGAAGCGATGATTGAGATCCTCAAGCTGGCCCTGGTCAAGCGCAAAATCGATGTGCAGTGCCTTGAGGTCAAGGATGCGTTCGCGTCGGGCAAGCTGATGAAGCAGGAAGCCGTCCTCAAGGAAGGCATCGACAAAGAGATGGCGAAGAAGATTGTCGCTCACGTCAAAGACGCCAAGTTGAAGGTCCAGGCCGCCATTCAGGGTGAGCAAGTGCGCATCACCGGCAAGAAGCGTGACGATCTTCAGGAAGCTATCGCTGCACTGCGCGCCAAGGAATTCGGCATGCCGCTGCAGTTCAACAACTTCCGCGACTGA
- a CDS encoding putative 2-dehydropantoate 2-reductase — translation MSTTWHILGAGSLGTLWATRLARAGVPVRLIVRDATRLQAYETAGGLTLVEHGEAQCYPVPAETPDSEAPINRLLVACKAYDAEQAVAQLAPRLAPGAELILLQNGLGSQDAVAAQVPQARCIYASSTEGAFRDGDWRVVFAGHGFTWLGDAGHPVAPIWLDDLDAAGIPHEWSTEILTRLWRKLALNCAINPLTVLHDCRNGGLQDHSCEVATLCGELTELLERCGQPAAAENLQQEVERVIHATAANYSSMYQDVSNRRRTEISYLLGHACKVASRHQLNLPHINQLQQRLITRLHSLGLPSD, via the coding sequence ATGTCCACCACCTGGCATATCCTCGGCGCCGGCAGTCTCGGCACGTTATGGGCCACGCGTCTGGCCCGTGCCGGGGTGCCGGTGCGGCTGATCGTGCGCGATGCCACACGCTTGCAGGCTTATGAGACGGCTGGCGGGCTGACATTGGTCGAACACGGCGAAGCACAGTGCTACCCGGTACCCGCCGAAACACCAGACAGCGAAGCACCGATCAATCGCCTGCTGGTCGCCTGCAAAGCCTACGACGCCGAGCAGGCCGTTGCGCAATTGGCACCCCGCCTGGCTCCCGGTGCCGAACTGATTCTGTTGCAGAACGGGTTGGGCAGTCAGGACGCCGTAGCGGCGCAAGTACCGCAGGCACGCTGCATTTATGCCTCAAGCACCGAAGGCGCCTTCCGCGATGGTGATTGGCGCGTGGTGTTCGCCGGCCACGGGTTCACCTGGCTGGGCGATGCCGGCCATCCCGTCGCGCCGATCTGGCTGGATGACCTCGACGCCGCCGGCATTCCCCATGAATGGAGCACCGAAATCCTGACCCGGCTGTGGCGCAAACTGGCGCTGAACTGTGCGATCAACCCGCTGACGGTGCTACACGACTGCCGCAATGGCGGTTTGCAGGACCATAGCTGCGAAGTCGCCACTCTCTGCGGCGAGCTCACCGAACTGCTTGAGCGCTGCGGTCAACCTGCCGCCGCCGAGAACCTGCAACAGGAAGTCGAACGGGTGATTCACGCGACCGCCGCCAATTACTCGTCGATGTACCAGGACGTCAGCAACCGGCGCCGCACCGAAATCAGCTACCTGCTGGGTCATGCCTGCAAAGTCGCCTCCCGGCATCAATTGAACCTGCCGCACATCAATCAATTGCAGCAGCGGCTGATCACCCGCCTGCACAGCCTTGGATTGCCCAGCGACTGA
- a CDS encoding ATP-binding protein — translation MPLRQRLENLPVGQKLLAALLVLLTTVLLVANLTFISAAYYISQESMAPQALQTIGRLVSNPSLISEALESPQSAQRLLDELNSYSPLRAAALYDGRGERLAQLQHGDHLKLPERYRHIESWQATEFRSNQIITLPRPGAAPGHLLLVASSELPMAFYTGTLTASLGILIFSVLLWLVIARQIKRLITRPIHQLEELSRQVTREENYALRASRGNHDEIGSLAEAFNTMLSRIEAREQQLKRARDDSQAAYDQAQGLAEETRHTNRKLELEVQVRSKIEKKLTGFQNYLNSIIDSMPSALIALDEQLYVTQWNQEASALSGTRLDEALNQPIFLAFEPLKPFLPQLKQTVEQHTVAKIERVTWVKDDDARHYALTFYPLMGGAGRGVVIRIDDITQRLSLEEMMVQSEKMLSVGGLAAGMAHEINNPLGAILHNVQNIRRRLSTELPKNLEQAEQVGVELSTVNSYLQAREVPQLLDGIQQAGARAAKIVTHMLSFSRRSTRQMAPCDLPALIDQAVEIAGNDFDLAIGFDFKGQAIIRQFDPALGPVPGTANELEQVLLNLLKNAAQAIHQREDDSEPGRIILRTRLNPPWAEIQVEDNGIGMSENVRKRTFEPFFTTKEIGQGTGLGLSVSYFIITNNHKGQMEVQSTLGQGTCFTLRLPLAGTPLVSQELNQLSR, via the coding sequence ATGCCATTGCGCCAGCGCCTTGAAAACCTTCCTGTCGGCCAGAAGCTGCTGGCCGCCCTGTTGGTGCTGTTGACCACTGTCCTGCTGGTCGCCAACCTGACCTTTATCAGCGCCGCGTATTACATCTCCCAGGAAAGCATGGCGCCCCAGGCCTTGCAGACCATTGGCCGCCTGGTGTCCAACCCGAGCCTGATCTCCGAAGCACTGGAATCGCCGCAAAGCGCCCAACGCCTGCTCGATGAACTCAACAGCTACTCGCCGTTACGTGCCGCGGCACTGTACGACGGCCGGGGCGAACGCCTGGCGCAGTTGCAGCATGGCGATCACTTGAAATTGCCGGAACGTTACCGGCACATCGAATCGTGGCAAGCCACCGAGTTTCGCAGCAATCAAATCATCACACTGCCCCGCCCCGGTGCCGCACCGGGCCATCTGCTGCTGGTGGCCAGCAGTGAACTGCCGATGGCGTTCTACACCGGGACTCTCACAGCCAGCCTCGGGATCCTGATTTTCAGTGTACTGTTGTGGCTGGTCATCGCTCGGCAGATCAAACGCCTGATCACCCGGCCGATCCATCAACTCGAAGAGCTGTCCCGGCAAGTAACCCGGGAAGAGAACTACGCCTTGCGCGCCTCCCGGGGCAACCACGATGAAATCGGCAGCCTCGCCGAGGCGTTCAACACCATGCTGTCGCGCATCGAGGCGCGTGAGCAGCAGCTCAAACGGGCGCGGGATGATTCCCAGGCCGCCTACGATCAGGCCCAGGGCCTGGCCGAGGAAACCCGTCACACCAACCGCAAGCTGGAACTCGAAGTCCAGGTGCGCAGCAAGATCGAGAAGAAACTCACCGGGTTCCAGAACTACCTCAACAGCATCATCGACTCCATGCCGTCGGCGCTGATCGCCCTCGACGAACAGCTCTACGTGACGCAGTGGAACCAGGAAGCCAGCGCTCTCTCCGGCACCCGCCTGGACGAAGCCCTGAATCAACCGATATTTCTCGCCTTCGAGCCGCTCAAGCCGTTTCTGCCGCAACTCAAGCAAACCGTCGAGCAGCACACAGTGGCCAAGATCGAGCGCGTGACCTGGGTCAAGGACGATGACGCCCGCCATTACGCCCTGACTTTCTATCCGCTGATGGGTGGCGCCGGACGCGGTGTGGTGATCCGGATCGATGACATCACCCAGCGCCTGTCGCTGGAAGAAATGATGGTGCAGTCGGAGAAAATGCTCTCCGTCGGTGGCCTCGCCGCCGGCATGGCCCATGAGATCAATAACCCGCTGGGGGCGATCCTGCACAACGTGCAGAACATTCGCCGACGCCTGTCCACCGAACTGCCGAAGAACCTCGAACAGGCCGAGCAGGTTGGCGTCGAACTGTCGACGGTCAACAGTTACCTGCAAGCGCGTGAGGTGCCGCAGTTACTTGACGGCATTCAGCAAGCCGGCGCCCGGGCGGCGAAGATTGTCACCCACATGCTCAGCTTCAGTCGCCGCAGCACCCGGCAAATGGCCCCGTGCGACTTGCCGGCGCTGATCGACCAAGCGGTAGAAATCGCCGGTAACGACTTCGACCTGGCAATCGGTTTCGACTTCAAGGGCCAGGCCATCATTCGCCAGTTCGATCCGGCACTCGGCCCGGTCCCCGGCACCGCCAACGAACTCGAACAAGTCTTGCTCAACCTGCTGAAAAACGCCGCCCAGGCCATTCACCAACGCGAAGACGACAGCGAGCCAGGGCGGATCATTTTGCGCACCCGGCTCAACCCGCCCTGGGCGGAAATCCAGGTCGAGGACAATGGCATCGGCATGAGCGAAAACGTGCGCAAGCGTACGTTCGAACCGTTTTTCACCACCAAGGAAATTGGCCAGGGCACCGGTCTCGGGCTGTCGGTTTCGTATTTCATCATTACCAACAACCACAAGGGCCAGATGGAAGTGCAATCGACCCTCGGGCAAGGCACCTGTTTCACCTTGCGCCTGCCACTGGCGGGCACCCCGCTCGTCTCTCAAGAACTCAATCAGCTATCGAGGTAA
- a CDS encoding cob(I)yrinic acid a,c-diamide adenosyltransferase — protein sequence MGFRLSKIYTRTGDKGETGLGDGRRVPKDHPRIEAIGEVDSLNSQVGVLLAGLAAQSAEYPRLKEVIEVLAPCQHRLFDLGGELAMPEYQALNAAEIERLEAAIDVWNEELGPLENFILPGGSALIAQAHVCRSLARSAERRCQQLNAIEPLAGVGLAYINRLSDLLFVVARVIAKRQGVAEILWQAAAKPEV from the coding sequence ATGGGCTTTCGCTTGTCGAAGATTTACACCCGCACCGGCGACAAAGGCGAAACCGGACTGGGCGACGGCCGCCGCGTACCCAAGGATCACCCGCGGATTGAGGCTATTGGCGAGGTTGATTCACTGAACAGTCAGGTCGGTGTATTGCTGGCCGGGCTCGCCGCGCAAAGCGCCGAATATCCGCGACTAAAGGAAGTGATCGAGGTATTGGCGCCCTGTCAGCATCGGTTGTTCGACCTTGGCGGCGAACTGGCGATGCCGGAATATCAGGCGTTGAACGCAGCAGAAATCGAACGCCTGGAAGCGGCGATCGATGTGTGGAATGAAGAGCTGGGGCCGCTGGAGAATTTCATTCTGCCGGGTGGCTCGGCGTTGATTGCCCAGGCCCATGTCTGCCGCAGCCTGGCGCGCAGTGCCGAGCGCCGCTGTCAGCAGTTGAATGCGATTGAGCCGTTGGCCGGGGTTGGCCTGGCGTACATCAATCGGTTGTCGGATTTGTTGTTTGTGGTGGCACGGGTGATTGCCAAGCGTCAGGGGGTTGCCGAGATTCTTTGGCAAGCGGCGGCCAAGCCTGAGGTTTAG
- a CDS encoding Nudix family hydrolase produces the protein MKRVHVAAAVIRDDSDKILIARRADSQHQGGLWEFPGGKVEADESVQTALARELQEELGIVVNAARPLIKVRHDYPDKQVLLDVWEVSAFSGEPHGAEGQPLAWVTARDLSGYEFPEANRPIVAAARLPDQYLITPEDLETPALLRGIQKAIAGGIKLIQLRAPNGYDPKYRDLAVDAVGLCAGKAQLMIKGPFEWLGDFPSAGWHITSAQLRKYAAAGRPLPASRWLAASCHNAEELALAEEMGVDFVTLSPVQPTLTHPGAEPLGWEQASSLIEGFSKPVFLLGGVGPAEVQKAWAAGAQGVAGIRAFWPEA, from the coding sequence GTGAAACGAGTACACGTAGCGGCTGCCGTTATCCGTGACGACAGCGACAAGATCCTGATTGCCCGCCGTGCCGATTCCCAACACCAGGGCGGCCTGTGGGAATTTCCCGGTGGCAAGGTCGAGGCCGACGAGTCGGTGCAAACCGCGCTGGCCCGCGAGCTTCAAGAAGAGCTGGGCATCGTGGTCAATGCGGCTCGCCCGTTGATCAAGGTTCGCCACGATTACCCGGACAAGCAAGTGTTACTGGATGTCTGGGAAGTCTCGGCGTTCAGCGGCGAGCCGCACGGCGCCGAAGGCCAGCCATTGGCCTGGGTGACGGCGCGTGATTTGTCGGGCTATGAGTTCCCCGAGGCCAACCGGCCAATCGTCGCGGCGGCGCGGTTACCGGATCAGTACCTGATCACGCCGGAAGATCTCGAAACGCCAGCCCTGTTGCGGGGCATTCAGAAAGCCATCGCCGGCGGCATCAAACTGATTCAGTTACGTGCGCCGAACGGTTACGACCCGAAGTACCGCGACCTGGCCGTGGATGCGGTGGGGCTGTGTGCTGGCAAGGCGCAACTGATGATCAAGGGGCCGTTCGAGTGGCTGGGAGACTTCCCGTCCGCCGGTTGGCACATCACCTCGGCGCAACTGCGCAAGTACGCGGCGGCCGGTCGACCGCTGCCCGCCTCGCGCTGGTTGGCGGCGTCCTGCCATAACGCTGAGGAACTGGCGTTGGCCGAAGAGATGGGCGTGGACTTCGTGACTTTGTCGCCGGTGCAGCCGACGCTGACGCATCCGGGTGCTGAGCCGCTGGGTTGGGAACAGGCGTCGAGCTTGATCGAAGGGTTCAGCAAACCGGTGTTTTTGCTCGGTGGCGTTGGCCCGGCAGAAGTTCAGAAGGCCTGGGCGGCGGGTGCGCAGGGTGTGGCGGGGATTCGGGCGTTTTGGCCTGAGGCTTGA
- a CDS encoding glutathione S-transferase family protein, protein MSLHLIIGDKLLSSWSLRGALALDLTGAAYTEELIKLNQPDTRERVLKHSPTGKVPLLKTGHGTIADSLAIAEYLAEQFPDANLWPKDIAARAQARSACAQMHSGFFAMRGNMPFDLSRDAPLSPLPADVQADIERMSALWAECRAAATEAGPYLFGRVSLADVFFAPIAVRLRTYQVKLSEVDQAYIETIYQWPAFKAWQKAGLEEIER, encoded by the coding sequence ATGAGCCTGCACCTGATCATTGGCGACAAACTGCTTTCCTCCTGGTCCCTGCGCGGCGCTCTGGCGCTCGATCTGACCGGCGCCGCCTACACCGAAGAACTGATCAAACTGAACCAGCCCGACACCCGCGAGCGAGTGCTCAAGCATTCGCCGACCGGCAAAGTCCCGCTCTTGAAGACCGGGCACGGCACCATCGCCGACTCCCTGGCGATTGCCGAATACCTGGCCGAACAGTTTCCCGACGCGAATCTGTGGCCCAAAGACATCGCTGCCCGTGCCCAGGCGCGTTCGGCCTGCGCGCAGATGCACAGCGGATTCTTCGCCATGCGCGGAAACATGCCGTTTGACCTGAGCCGTGACGCGCCATTGTCACCGCTCCCGGCGGATGTGCAGGCGGACATCGAACGCATGTCGGCGTTGTGGGCCGAGTGCCGTGCTGCCGCGACCGAAGCGGGTCCGTACCTGTTTGGTCGCGTCAGTTTGGCTGACGTGTTCTTTGCCCCGATCGCCGTGCGTCTGCGCACCTATCAGGTGAAACTGTCCGAAGTTGATCAGGCCTATATTGAAACCATCTACCAATGGCCAGCCTTCAAGGCCTGGCAGAAGGCCGGACTGGAGGAAATCGAGCGGTGA
- the argJ gene encoding bifunctional glutamate N-acetyltransferase/amino-acid acetyltransferase ArgJ: MAVGLGPLPTLHPVAGFELGIASAGIKRPGRKDVVVMRCAEGSTVAGVFTLNAFCAAPVILAKQRVQGPVRYLLTNTGNANAGTGEPGLAAAERTCAKLAELTGVDASQVLPYSTGVIGEPLPVEKIEGALQAALDDLSVNNWEAAATGIMTTDTLPKGASRQFQHDGVTITVTGISKGAGMIRPNMATMLGYIATDAKVARDVLQNLMLDGANKSFNRITIDGDTSTNDCCMLIATGQAALPEITRAEGELFAKLKQAVFEVCMDVAQAIVRDGEGATKFVTVEVNGGGNYQECLDVGYTVAHSPLIKTALFASDPNWGRILAAVGRAGVPNLDVSKIDVFLGDVCIASRGARAATYTEAQGAAVMQQEEITIRIELGRGDCSETIWTTDLSHEYVKINAEYRT; this comes from the coding sequence ATGGCTGTTGGTCTTGGTCCTTTGCCAACGTTGCACCCGGTTGCCGGTTTTGAACTCGGTATTGCCTCGGCCGGTATCAAGCGCCCGGGGCGCAAGGATGTCGTGGTCATGCGGTGTGCCGAAGGCTCCACCGTGGCGGGCGTATTCACCTTGAACGCCTTTTGCGCCGCTCCCGTGATCCTGGCCAAGCAACGCGTGCAAGGCCCGGTGCGTTACCTGCTGACCAACACCGGCAACGCCAACGCCGGTACCGGTGAGCCGGGCCTGGCCGCCGCTGAACGCACCTGCGCCAAGCTGGCCGAGCTGACCGGCGTCGATGCCAGCCAAGTGCTGCCGTACTCCACCGGTGTGATCGGCGAGCCGCTGCCAGTCGAGAAAATCGAAGGCGCACTGCAAGCCGCTCTCGACGATCTGTCGGTCAACAACTGGGAAGCTGCCGCCACCGGCATCATGACCACCGACACCCTGCCCAAAGGCGCGAGCCGCCAGTTCCAGCACGACGGCGTGACCATCACTGTTACCGGCATCAGCAAAGGTGCCGGCATGATTCGCCCGAACATGGCGACCATGCTCGGCTACATCGCCACCGACGCCAAAGTTGCCCGCGACGTGCTGCAAAACCTGATGCTGGACGGCGCCAATAAGTCGTTCAACCGCATCACCATCGACGGCGACACCTCGACCAACGACTGCTGCATGCTGATCGCTACCGGTCAGGCAGCCTTGCCGGAAATCACCCGCGCTGAAGGCGAGCTGTTCGCCAAGCTCAAGCAAGCGGTGTTTGAAGTGTGCATGGACGTGGCCCAGGCCATCGTGCGTGACGGCGAAGGCGCGACCAAATTCGTGACCGTTGAAGTCAATGGCGGCGGCAATTACCAGGAATGCCTGGACGTCGGTTACACCGTGGCTCACTCGCCACTGATCAAGACCGCACTGTTCGCCTCCGACCCGAACTGGGGCCGTATCCTGGCCGCTGTTGGCCGTGCCGGCGTACCGAACCTGGACGTGAGCAAGATCGACGTGTTCCTCGGCGACGTGTGCATCGCCAGCCGTGGCGCCCGCGCCGCGACCTACACCGAAGCCCAGGGCGCGGCGGTGATGCAGCAGGAAGAAATCACCATCCGTATCGAGTTGGGTCGTGGCGATTGCAGCGAAACCATCTGGACCACCGACCTGTCCCACGAGTACGTGAAGATCAACGCCGAGTACCGTACTTAA
- the secA gene encoding preprotein translocase subunit SecA yields the protein MFAPLLKKLFGSKNEREVKRMLKTVQLVNAFEEQMVALSDDQLRAKTDEFKARVAKGETLDKLLPEAFAVAREAGKRVMGMRHFDVQLIGGMTLHEGKIAEMRTGEGKTLVATLGVYLNALSGKGVHVVTVNDYLARRDANWMRPLYEFLGLTVGVVTPFQPPEEKRIAYSADITYGTNNEFGFDYLRDNMAFSMEEKFQRELNFAVIDEVDSILIDEARTPLIISGQAEDSSKLYIEINKLIPKLELHVEEVEGEVTKAGHYTVDEKTRQVELNEAGHQFVEESLTSLGLLAEGESLYSAHNLSLLTHVYAGLRAHKLFHRNVEYIVQDGQVVLVDEHTGRTMPGRRLSEGLHQAIEAKENLNIQAESQTLASTTFQNYFRLYNKLSGMTGTADTEAFEFHQIYGLQVLVIPTNKPLARKDYNDLVFLTADEKYAAIVTDIKESMAAGRPVLVGTATIETSERMSDLLNKEGIEHKVLNAKFHEKEAEIIAQAGRPGALTIATNMAGRGTDILLGGNWEVEVASLEDPTPEQIAQIKADWQKRHQQVLESGGLQVIASERHESRRIDNQLRGRAGRQGDAGSSRFYLSLEDSLMRIFASDRVKNFMKALGMQPGEAIEHRMVTNAIEKAQRKVEGRNFDIRKQLLEFDDVNNEQRKVIYHMRNTLLAADNIGETIADFRQDVLNATVSAHIPPQSLPEQWDVAGLEAALQSDFGVALPIQQWLDEDDHLYEETLREKLMQELIAAYNEKEDQAGAEALRTFEKQIVLRVLDDLWKDHLSTMDHLRHGIHLRGYAQKNPKQEYKRESFTLFSELLDSIKRDSIRVLSHVQVRREDPIEEEQRLRQEAEALAARMQFLHEEAPGLEQPEQLGEEVDVALATAPVRNEQKLGRNELCYCGSGKKFKHCHGQIQ from the coding sequence ATGTTTGCGCCTTTGTTAAAGAAACTTTTTGGAAGCAAGAACGAGCGTGAAGTCAAACGCATGCTCAAGACGGTGCAACTCGTCAATGCCTTCGAAGAGCAAATGGTAGCCCTTTCGGACGATCAATTGCGTGCCAAGACAGATGAGTTCAAGGCCCGCGTCGCCAAAGGGGAAACCCTCGACAAGCTGTTGCCAGAAGCCTTTGCGGTCGCCCGCGAAGCCGGCAAGCGCGTCATGGGTATGCGCCACTTCGATGTCCAGCTGATCGGCGGCATGACCTTGCATGAAGGCAAGATCGCCGAAATGCGTACCGGTGAAGGCAAGACCCTGGTGGCAACACTGGGCGTTTACCTCAACGCATTGTCCGGCAAGGGCGTGCACGTTGTGACGGTGAACGACTACCTGGCCCGTCGTGACGCCAACTGGATGCGTCCGCTCTACGAATTCCTCGGCCTGACGGTCGGCGTGGTTACGCCGTTCCAGCCGCCGGAAGAGAAGCGTATTGCCTACTCCGCCGACATCACCTACGGCACAAACAACGAATTCGGTTTCGACTACCTGCGCGACAACATGGCGTTCAGCATGGAAGAAAAATTCCAGCGCGAACTCAATTTTGCCGTGATCGACGAAGTCGACTCGATCCTCATCGACGAAGCCCGTACTCCGCTGATCATTTCCGGTCAGGCCGAGGACAGCTCCAAGCTGTACATCGAGATCAACAAACTGATCCCGAAGCTGGAACTGCATGTCGAAGAAGTCGAAGGCGAAGTCACCAAGGCCGGCCACTACACCGTTGACGAGAAGACCCGCCAGGTCGAACTCAACGAAGCCGGTCACCAGTTCGTCGAAGAATCGCTGACCAGCCTCGGCTTGCTGGCTGAAGGCGAGAGCTTGTACTCGGCGCACAACCTGAGCCTGCTGACTCACGTTTATGCCGGTCTGCGCGCGCACAAGCTGTTCCATCGCAACGTCGAATACATCGTGCAGGACGGTCAGGTTGTGCTGGTCGACGAACACACCGGTCGTACCATGCCGGGTCGTCGTCTGTCCGAAGGCCTGCACCAGGCCATCGAAGCCAAGGAAAACCTGAACATCCAGGCCGAGAGCCAGACCCTGGCATCGACCACGTTCCAGAACTACTTCCGTCTGTACAACAAACTGTCCGGCATGACCGGTACGGCCGACACCGAAGCGTTCGAGTTCCATCAGATCTATGGCCTGCAGGTCCTCGTCATTCCGACGAACAAGCCGCTGGCCCGTAAAGACTACAACGACCTGGTGTTCCTGACCGCCGACGAGAAATACGCGGCGATCGTCACTGACATCAAGGAAAGCATGGCCGCCGGCCGTCCGGTGCTGGTGGGTACCGCGACCATCGAAACTTCCGAGCGCATGTCTGACCTGCTCAACAAGGAAGGCATCGAGCACAAGGTTCTGAACGCCAAGTTCCACGAAAAAGAAGCCGAGATCATCGCCCAGGCCGGTCGCCCAGGCGCACTGACCATCGCCACCAACATGGCCGGTCGTGGTACCGACATCCTGTTGGGCGGCAACTGGGAAGTGGAAGTCGCTTCGCTGGAAGATCCGACCCCTGAGCAGATTGCCCAGATCAAGGCCGACTGGCAGAAGCGTCACCAGCAAGTGCTCGAGTCGGGCGGTTTGCAGGTGATTGCTTCCGAGCGTCACGAATCGCGCCGTATCGACAACCAGTTGCGTGGTCGTGCCGGTCGTCAGGGTGACGCCGGTTCCAGCCGTTTCTACCTGTCGCTGGAAGACAGCCTGATGCGCATCTTCGCCTCTGACCGGGTGAAGAACTTCATGAAGGCCCTGGGCATGCAGCCTGGCGAAGCGATCGAGCACCGCATGGTGACCAACGCTATCGAAAAGGCTCAGCGCAAGGTTGAAGGCCGCAACTTCGACATTCGTAAGCAACTGCTCGAGTTCGACGACGTCAACAACGAACAGCGTAAAGTGATTTATCACATGCGTAACACGTTGCTGGCCGCCGACAACATCGGTGAAACCATCGCCGATTTCCGTCAGGACGTGCTAAACGCTACCGTCAGTGCGCACATTCCACCGCAATCGTTGCCTGAACAGTGGGACGTGGCCGGTCTGGAAGCCGCGTTGCAGAGCGACTTCGGTGTGGCGCTGCCGATCCAGCAGTGGCTCGACGAAGACGATCACCTGTACGAAGAAACCCTGCGCGAAAAACTGATGCAGGAACTGATTGCAGCGTACAACGAGAAAGAAGACCAGGCGGGCGCCGAAGCGCTGCGCACCTTCGAGAAGCAAATCGTTCTGCGCGTGCTGGACGACCTGTGGAAAGACCACCTGTCGACCATGGACCACCTGCGTCACGGCATCCACTTGCGTGGCTATGCACAGAAGAACCCGAAGCAGGAATACAAGCGCGAGTCGTTCACGCTGTTCTCCGAGCTGCTGGATTCGATCAAGCGCGACTCGATCCGCGTGCTGTCGCACGTTCAGGTTCGCCGCGAAGATCCGATCGAAGAAGAGCAGCGCCTGCGTCAGGAAGCCGAAGCTCTGGCCGCTCGCATGCAGTTCCTGCACGAAGAAGCCCCAGGCCTGGAGCAGCCGGAGCAGTTGGGTGAAGAGGTCGATGTGGCCCTCGCCACCGCACCGGTTCGCAACGAGCAGAAGCTGGGCCGCAACGAGCTGTGCTACTGCGGTTCGGGCAAGAAGTTCAAGCATTGCCACGGGCAGATCCAGTAA
- a CDS encoding DciA family protein, whose product MAFRPLTARAPAVLLREAKPLKAILGHAQRLGHLQRLLESQLQPAAREHCHVASWREGSLLLIVTDGHWATRLRYQQKRLQRQLQMFDEFASLTRILFKVQPPTVQQGAAGHTMDLSIDAAATIQATADGISDPNLRAALERLAAHAKSKT is encoded by the coding sequence ATGGCATTTCGCCCTCTTACGGCCCGAGCACCCGCCGTTCTGCTTCGCGAAGCCAAGCCGCTCAAAGCCATTCTCGGCCACGCTCAACGCCTTGGACATCTGCAACGTCTGCTCGAAAGCCAACTGCAACCCGCCGCTCGCGAACACTGCCACGTAGCTTCGTGGCGCGAAGGCAGTTTGTTGCTGATCGTCACCGACGGACATTGGGCTACCCGCCTGCGTTACCAGCAAAAACGTCTGCAACGGCAACTGCAAATGTTCGACGAGTTCGCCAGCCTCACGCGAATCCTGTTCAAGGTCCAGCCGCCTACCGTTCAGCAAGGTGCGGCCGGGCATACCATGGACTTGTCGATTGATGCGGCGGCGACCATCCAGGCGACGGCCGATGGCATCAGCGATCCGAACCTGCGAGCGGCGCTGGAGCGGTTGGCGGCGCACGCCAAGTCGAAAACCTGA